One stretch of Pedobacter riviphilus DNA includes these proteins:
- a CDS encoding competence/damage-inducible protein A, translating to MLAEIITIGDEILIGQIIDTNSAWMAKQLNLIGVSVKQITSVSDDEQHIIEALALAEKRADIVLITGGLGPTKDDITKKTLAKYFNMGFRNDAAALEMVRQIFEKYKRPLLDINIQQADVPDGCEVIVNKNGTAPCMWFEKNDTIFVSMPGVPYEMMYLMDDEILPRITSRFKLPFIVHKTILTANIGESFLAKEIEEIEDSLPAHIKLAYLPKLGQVRLRLSAKGNNEVELKKEVEVYAKQIISKVNKFVVTDEDIPLEKAILDLMKSKGLTLSTAESCTGGYIAHLITQHPGCSSVYWGGAVAYAYELKESILGVKESTLNTFGAVSEQTVTEMAEGAIKHFKTDYAIAVSGIAGPDGGTEDKPVGTVWIAISSKHKTVAKVFNFSNKRIQNIERSAASALAMLLNLLKETV from the coding sequence ATGCTAGCCGAAATTATTACCATTGGTGATGAAATTCTCATTGGCCAAATCATTGATACCAATTCTGCCTGGATGGCTAAACAATTAAATTTAATTGGCGTTTCCGTTAAGCAGATTACCTCAGTTTCTGATGATGAGCAACATATTATTGAAGCCCTGGCACTTGCCGAAAAACGAGCAGATATTGTTTTAATTACGGGTGGACTGGGCCCAACCAAAGATGATATTACCAAGAAAACTTTGGCAAAGTATTTTAATATGGGTTTCCGTAACGATGCAGCTGCATTGGAAATGGTTCGTCAGATTTTCGAAAAATACAAGCGTCCGCTATTAGATATCAATATTCAGCAAGCTGATGTTCCTGATGGGTGTGAGGTTATTGTAAACAAAAATGGTACTGCTCCGTGCATGTGGTTTGAAAAAAATGACACCATTTTTGTATCGATGCCGGGCGTGCCTTACGAGATGATGTACCTGATGGATGACGAAATCCTTCCCAGAATTACGAGCAGGTTTAAATTGCCCTTTATTGTTCACAAAACCATACTCACAGCAAATATAGGCGAATCATTTCTGGCCAAAGAGATTGAGGAAATCGAAGATAGCTTACCGGCACATATCAAATTGGCCTATCTGCCAAAATTAGGACAAGTACGTTTACGTTTGTCGGCCAAAGGCAATAATGAAGTAGAATTAAAGAAAGAAGTTGAGGTTTATGCCAAACAGATCATTTCAAAAGTGAATAAGTTTGTCGTAACTGATGAAGATATTCCCTTGGAAAAAGCGATTCTGGACCTAATGAAAAGTAAAGGACTAACTTTATCGACAGCGGAAAGCTGTACTGGTGGATACATTGCACATTTAATTACGCAACACCCTGGTTGTTCTTCGGTTTATTGGGGCGGGGCAGTGGCATACGCATACGAACTTAAAGAATCTATTCTTGGTGTAAAAGAAAGTACATTAAATACTTTTGGGGCAGTAAGCGAACAAACCGTAACGGAAATGGCCGAAGGCGCCATTAAACATTTCAAAACAGATTATGCTATTGCGGTTAGTGGCATTGCGGGGCCGGATGGTGGAACAGAAGACAAACCAGTTGGTACAGTATGGATTGCTATTTCTTCAAAACACAAAACTGTAGCTAAGGTGTTTAATTTCAGTAACAAACGTATTCAAAACATTGAGCGTTCTGCAGCGTCGGCATTAGCCATGCTATTAAATCTCCTTAAAGAAACAGTTTAG
- a CDS encoding PhoH family protein — translation MNELKLTLDTVNPAHFWGPNNENYEMIKGAFAKLKLVARGSDIKVLGDEQELKTFEDKFNQLIAHLEKYSSLTNNDVESILGAKATGVAKKDAEQPTGGGGEVIVFGTNGLLVKARTANQRKMVSSIAKNDILFAIGPAGTGKTYTAVALAVRALKNKEIKRIILTRPAVEAGENLGFLPGDLKEKIDPYLRPLYDALDDMIPAEKLKFYIENRTIEIAPLAFMRGRTLDNCFVILDEAQNATDMQLKMFLTRMGPTAKFIVTGDVTQIDLPKKQMSGLFNGLRILEDIKGIDIIYLSGEDVVRHKLVKDILKAYGDIQ, via the coding sequence TTGAACGAATTAAAATTAACTCTGGATACCGTAAATCCTGCTCACTTTTGGGGGCCGAATAACGAGAATTACGAAATGATTAAAGGTGCTTTCGCGAAGTTGAAACTGGTAGCGAGAGGTAGTGACATTAAGGTTCTCGGTGATGAACAGGAACTTAAGACTTTTGAGGATAAGTTTAACCAGCTTATTGCACACCTCGAAAAATATAGCTCACTTACCAATAACGATGTCGAATCTATACTGGGAGCAAAGGCGACTGGTGTTGCAAAAAAAGATGCGGAACAACCTACCGGAGGCGGTGGCGAGGTAATTGTTTTTGGTACTAACGGTTTATTGGTAAAGGCAAGAACTGCCAATCAGCGCAAAATGGTGAGCAGTATTGCTAAAAACGACATTCTATTTGCCATTGGTCCAGCCGGGACCGGAAAAACTTATACCGCTGTAGCGCTAGCAGTTAGAGCATTAAAAAACAAAGAAATTAAACGGATTATTTTAACCCGACCGGCAGTTGAAGCAGGGGAGAACCTCGGTTTCTTACCAGGCGATTTAAAGGAAAAAATCGATCCATATTTACGCCCGCTATACGATGCATTGGACGATATGATCCCTGCTGAGAAATTGAAATTCTATATCGAAAACCGTACAATAGAAATTGCACCTTTGGCATTTATGCGCGGACGTACCTTAGATAATTGTTTCGTGATTTTAGATGAAGCCCAAAATGCCACAGATATGCAGTTAAAAATGTTTTTAACCCGCATGGGGCCAACTGCTAAATTTATCGTTACCGGAGATGTTACACAGATCGATTTGCCTAAAAAACAGATGTCGGGATTATTTAACGGATTAAGGATTTTAGAAGATATTAAAGGAATCGATATTATTTACTTAAGCGGTGAAGACGTTGTAAGACATAAATTGGTGAAAGATATCTTGAAAGCTTACGGCGATATTCAATAG
- a CDS encoding N-acetylmuramoyl-L-alanine amidase family protein produces MKVKLLITILLFSLLVAEKAPAQGYKIKTIVIDPGHGGRKPGASGLFSKEKDVSLKIALKLGALLKEEMPNIKIIFTRKTDIDVDLYRRAEIANEANADLFISVHCNSMPPGNKHIKGVETLVAGSHRLKEQDAAIRENADIKLEKNYKSKYDGYDPSNPSSFILLSLLKNTFRDKSIKFAKLIQNSYINRDERLSRGVKEQGVLVLQRCGMPAVLTEVGFISNTEEEKYINSQNGQNEIANSILEAIKTYKKNIEVK; encoded by the coding sequence ATGAAGGTTAAACTTCTGATCACAATACTTTTATTTTCATTGCTAGTTGCCGAAAAAGCACCTGCGCAAGGTTATAAGATCAAAACTATTGTTATAGATCCTGGTCACGGTGGCAGAAAACCCGGTGCCTCTGGTCTTTTTTCGAAAGAAAAAGACGTTTCGTTAAAAATCGCATTAAAGTTAGGCGCATTGTTAAAAGAGGAAATGCCCAATATTAAAATAATTTTTACCCGTAAAACGGATATTGATGTTGATTTATACAGGAGGGCAGAAATAGCGAACGAAGCCAATGCAGATCTTTTCATATCAGTACACTGCAATTCGATGCCGCCTGGTAATAAACATATTAAAGGGGTAGAGACATTAGTTGCAGGCTCACATCGGTTAAAAGAACAAGACGCTGCCATTCGTGAAAATGCCGATATTAAATTGGAAAAAAATTACAAAAGCAAGTACGATGGGTATGATCCAAGCAATCCAAGTAGTTTTATCCTTTTATCGCTTTTAAAAAATACCTTTAGAGACAAAAGCATTAAATTTGCCAAATTAATACAGAACAGCTATATCAACAGGGATGAGCGATTAAGCCGTGGTGTTAAAGAACAAGGGGTTTTGGTACTGCAGCGCTGCGGTATGCCCGCCGTTTTAACAGAAGTGGGCTTTATCTCGAATACAGAAGAAGAAAAATATATTAATTCGCAAAATGGACAGAATGAGATCGCCAATTCTATTTTGGAAGCAATAAAAACATACAAAAAAAATATTGAGGTTAAATAA
- a CDS encoding STAS domain-containing protein has protein sequence MKFSVDKHDKYVTLKLEEHKFTNDNAPGLKSEFYLLNAEGFQNIIVDLSHVTECSDAQDLSCLLVGDRLCKSAGGLFIVTGINDELASIIELSNIFQSVTFVNTIEEATDFIFMDELEKEFRGAK, from the coding sequence ATGAAATTTTCAGTAGATAAACACGATAAATATGTAACCTTAAAGTTAGAAGAACATAAGTTTACAAACGATAATGCTCCAGGTTTGAAATCAGAGTTTTATTTGCTCAATGCAGAAGGATTTCAAAATATAATTGTTGATTTAAGTCATGTTACTGAGTGCAGTGATGCACAGGATTTAAGCTGCTTATTGGTTGGTGACAGGCTTTGCAAATCGGCAGGAGGGTTATTTATTGTAACCGGAATTAATGATGAGTTGGCATCCATTATCGAATTATCAAACATATTTCAATCTGTTACGTTTGTTAATACCATAGAAGAAGCTACTGATTTTATCTTTATGGATGAGTTGGAAAAAGAGTTTAGAGGCGCTAAATAA
- a CDS encoding SAM hydrolase/SAM-dependent halogenase family protein yields MGIITLTTDLGSKDFYQSALKGSLLSLMPNVNLVDITHEVPSFNISYAAFVLKNAYPYFPKNTVHLIGIDSVYSENTKYIAIKHRDHFFVGADNGIFSLLFDDIPEDVVELNIMQDLKYLHFPLVDIFVKAATHLAKGGKLKDIGLPVSEIEQKMLLHPVIERDVIRGSVVYIDTFCNVITNITKDLFTKIQKNRDFTLHFRKSETITQLSWHYNEVQEGEKLCLFGISNHLEIAINKGKASGLLGLHLGDIVRVEFHP; encoded by the coding sequence ATGGGGATAATTACTTTAACAACAGATTTAGGTTCAAAAGATTTTTACCAGAGTGCCCTTAAAGGTAGTCTATTGAGTCTTATGCCTAATGTTAATTTAGTTGATATTACCCACGAGGTTCCATCATTCAATATTTCGTACGCGGCCTTTGTTCTAAAAAACGCTTATCCGTACTTTCCAAAGAACACCGTGCACTTAATTGGCATCGACTCTGTTTATAGCGAAAACACCAAATACATTGCTATAAAGCATCGTGATCACTTTTTTGTTGGGGCTGATAACGGTATTTTCTCCCTTCTTTTTGATGATATCCCTGAAGATGTGGTAGAGCTGAATATTATGCAGGATTTAAAATATCTACACTTCCCCCTGGTTGATATTTTTGTTAAAGCAGCAACGCATCTGGCTAAAGGTGGCAAACTGAAAGATATTGGTTTACCCGTATCAGAAATTGAGCAGAAGATGCTTTTACACCCTGTAATCGAACGGGATGTGATTCGTGGAAGTGTGGTATATATTGATACTTTTTGCAATGTAATTACCAATATAACCAAAGACCTTTTTACCAAAATACAGAAAAACAGGGATTTTACCTTACACTTTAGAAAAAGTGAAACCATTACCCAACTGAGCTGGCACTATAACGAAGTGCAGGAAGGTGAAAAACTTTGCCTGTTCGGCATTAGTAACCATCTGGAAATTGCCATTAATAAAGGCAAAGCAAGTGGTTTATTAGGTTTGCACTTAGGTGATATTGTGCGGGTAGAGTTTCATCCTTAG
- a CDS encoding N-acetylmuramoyl-L-alanine amidase family protein, translated as MYLKSILTVIIYLVLSNTIDNQAFAQEYKIKTIVIDAGHGGKDGATHGVYSKEKDVALKTALNLGRALQDSLKDIKVIYTRESDVFIPLYERINIANNAKADLFISIHLNDMPVRVSRVVDYYKKVRGRKVPVYRTVTSKSTSTRGTETFVSGTGRLGEQDEVIKRENASMFLEENYQKNYEGFIANTPESDIMLSLMKQTNRDRSLKFASMLQQEYVNAGRINRGVQEKSLAVLARAAMPAVLTEIGFVSNPEEEDYMNSPEGQNEIVNGIIKAIKNYKRIAETSF; from the coding sequence ATGTATCTTAAATCCATTTTAACAGTTATTATTTATTTAGTATTATCAAACACTATTGATAATCAAGCATTTGCACAAGAATATAAAATTAAAACAATTGTAATCGATGCTGGCCATGGTGGTAAAGATGGTGCAACCCACGGTGTATATTCTAAGGAAAAAGATGTAGCACTTAAAACAGCTTTAAACCTTGGCCGGGCGCTTCAAGATAGTCTGAAAGATATCAAAGTTATTTATACCCGTGAGTCGGATGTATTTATTCCATTATACGAGCGTATTAATATTGCAAATAATGCAAAGGCCGATTTATTTATTTCCATTCACTTAAACGATATGCCAGTTCGGGTATCGAGAGTAGTAGATTATTACAAAAAAGTAAGAGGCAGAAAAGTACCTGTTTACAGAACGGTTACTTCTAAAAGTACTTCAACACGGGGAACAGAAACCTTTGTATCGGGAACAGGCCGTCTAGGTGAACAAGATGAGGTGATTAAAAGAGAGAATGCATCTATGTTCCTGGAAGAGAACTATCAGAAAAACTATGAGGGATTTATTGCGAATACGCCTGAGAGCGACATTATGTTATCGTTAATGAAACAAACCAACAGGGATAGGAGTTTAAAGTTTGCTTCAATGCTTCAACAAGAATATGTTAACGCTGGCCGTATTAACAGAGGTGTGCAAGAAAAAAGTCTTGCGGTACTGGCTCGTGCTGCTATGCCTGCCGTGTTAACCGAAATAGGTTTTGTGAGTAATCCAGAAGAAGAAGACTACATGAACTCTCCTGAAGGACAAAATGAGATTGTTAATGGAATTATTAAAGCAATTAAAAATTATAAACGCATAGCTGAAACATCATTTTAA
- a CDS encoding MlaD family protein translates to MKIKNETKVGILAAFAIALLIIGYNFLKGNSIFSNETTLYAKYTRVDGLTVSKPILINGYQIGRVAKLELQTDGSIIATLSVNSKYEIPVNSIARLEGTDLLGSKAIVMSLGNSKKMAEDGYTLNANVEKGLMEQVQPVQKKAELIIGKMDSILSSVNSILNPNFQKNVDKSFNSIAGTLASLETTSKKVDGLVGSESARIAAIFKNVEGITANLNNNNQKISDILTNINTVTDKFAAANFKQTLDNANNAIANLQSVISGIKDGKGSLGLLLNDDKMYQNLNNASKNLDALMIDLKANPKRYVHFSVFGGGNKKDK, encoded by the coding sequence ATGAAGATTAAGAACGAAACCAAAGTAGGTATTTTAGCTGCATTTGCCATTGCTTTATTAATAATTGGATATAATTTTTTAAAAGGAAATTCCATTTTCTCTAATGAAACCACATTATATGCAAAATATACCAGGGTTGATGGTTTAACAGTATCGAAACCTATCCTAATTAATGGTTATCAGATTGGCAGGGTGGCCAAATTGGAGTTACAGACAGACGGCAGCATTATTGCTACCTTAAGCGTAAACAGCAAGTATGAAATTCCTGTAAACAGTATTGCCCGCTTAGAAGGCACTGATCTCTTGGGTAGCAAGGCCATTGTAATGTCGTTAGGTAACTCTAAAAAAATGGCAGAAGATGGTTACACCTTAAATGCTAATGTAGAAAAAGGCTTAATGGAACAGGTGCAGCCGGTTCAAAAGAAAGCTGAATTAATTATCGGTAAAATGGATTCTATTTTGAGTAGTGTGAATTCTATCCTGAATCCGAACTTTCAGAAAAACGTTGATAAGAGTTTTAACAGTATAGCCGGCACATTGGCCTCGTTAGAAACAACCTCTAAAAAAGTTGATGGTTTAGTAGGTTCAGAAAGTGCTCGTATTGCAGCAATCTTCAAAAATGTTGAAGGCATTACTGCTAACTTAAATAACAACAATCAAAAAATTAGCGATATTTTAACCAATATCAATACGGTTACCGATAAGTTTGCTGCTGCCAACTTTAAACAGACTTTAGATAACGCAAACAACGCCATTGCTAATTTACAAAGCGTAATTTCGGGAATTAAAGATGGAAAAGGGAGTTTAGGATTATTATTAAACGACGATAAAATGTATCAGAATTTAAATAATGCTTCAAAAAACCTGGATGCCTTAATGATCGATTTAAAAGCTAATCCTAAACGTTATGTACACTTCTCTGTATTCGGCGGTGGCAATAAAAAAGACAAGTAA
- a CDS encoding ribonuclease Z yields the protein MKFEVTILGSSSATPVFNRNPSAQLLNCNEKYYLIDCGEGTQQQLAKFNLKAARIDYIFISHLHGDHYFGLIGLLSSLHLNGRLKPIQIFGPKPLLEILEIQFKYSDTVLRYPIEFFPIEADQSTQIFENSDLTVKTIILNHRIPTTGFIFQQKKRQRKLIKEKADEVPMAYYTALKKGIDVELPNGEILRSEDYTIAADAPRSYAYCSDTLFDESYFATIKDCDTLYHESTFMHDLLDRAKETHHTTALQAGEIAKITGAKKLLIGHFSSRYKTLQMLLEEAQSVFEHTELAVEGRTFLL from the coding sequence ATGAAATTTGAAGTTACAATTTTAGGAAGCAGTTCTGCAACTCCTGTATTTAACAGGAATCCTTCGGCACAGCTTTTAAATTGTAATGAGAAATATTACCTGATCGATTGTGGTGAGGGTACACAACAGCAATTAGCCAAGTTCAACCTTAAAGCAGCCCGTATCGATTATATTTTTATCAGCCATTTACATGGCGATCATTACTTCGGTTTAATCGGATTGCTATCCAGTTTGCACTTAAACGGTAGGCTAAAACCCATACAGATTTTTGGCCCCAAACCTTTATTAGAAATTTTAGAGATTCAGTTTAAATATTCTGATACTGTGTTGAGGTACCCAATTGAGTTTTTTCCAATCGAAGCTGATCAGTCTACACAGATATTCGAGAACAGTGATTTAACAGTTAAAACAATTATTTTAAATCACCGTATTCCCACTACAGGCTTTATCTTCCAGCAAAAGAAACGTCAGCGCAAACTGATAAAAGAAAAAGCTGATGAAGTACCTATGGCTTATTATACAGCCCTAAAAAAAGGGATTGATGTAGAGTTACCCAATGGCGAGATTTTACGCAGTGAAGATTATACCATAGCCGCAGATGCACCACGCTCTTATGCCTATTGTTCTGATACCTTGTTCGATGAAAGTTACTTTGCTACCATAAAAGATTGTGATACCTTATATCATGAATCTACCTTTATGCACGATTTATTGGATAGAGCTAAAGAAACACATCACACAACTGCTTTACAGGCAGGAGAGATAGCGAAAATTACCGGAGCAAAGAAATTACTCATTGGCCATTTTTCTTCACGTTATAAAACCTTACAAATGCTTTTAGAAGAAGCTCAATCTGTTTTTGAGCATACAGAATTGGCTGTAGAGGGAAGAACTTTCCTGCTGTAA
- a CDS encoding putative LPS assembly protein LptD — MQQIIKQDTTKKDTIKKTGKNNSSIDQKVEYKAEDSVKMSADKSIVYLYGNARVVYGDFELDAAYIKYDKKQNSIFARGVKDPKTGRYTGKPIFKSGAEGTAIADSIFYNSETTRAKVYSVFSEQEGGFFSGGQSKKQIDDELHIKNVMYSTCNLPHPHFGLMISKGVVTEKQIITGPVYMIIEDIPTFLGLPFAFFPKPNKRTSGVILPTPGEDATRGFFLQNGGYYLGLNDYWDAKLLGSIYTNGSYEASVLSNYTKRYKYNGNINLAYSSFKDGLEGTEAFKNPTKNFSINWSHSQNANANPGTTFSASVRLVSTGRKGYYKNTAAGTTYDINTIATNSTSSSISYAKAYSNGMNFSLAASSDQTLSTRAISLRLPEMTFNVPTFNPFSPKNAVGEQKWYQKITVGYSLQGTNRIDTFDSLLFQNDGLKRLRSGFSHSIPVNMSFTALKYLNFSLGGTYNEVWNFQSVNRRYTQFADNTYSFREDTISGFKRAGSYSLSTSMSTKIYGRRDFNPAGKIQALRHVMTPNVSFSYSPDFTKAGAGPFRPAIDQHGNQIYANGQPLKYSIFDGMAQPGSFGGPNASIGFGLDNTVELKVRNKNDTTGTGSKKIPIIQGLSFSGSYNFLAPSYKLSTIGFSGRSQFTDKLGINYNGTLDPYALKDTTVNGQTIKIREDRLFFQKNKFLPRLTNFGFSFDYSLNPEALKRKNEANDKLGEAANKKGLTDIQSEQLAAISRDPNAFVDFNIPWNFSFSYSFQFSNDGNNSTISNTLNFNGDVNLTPKWKVTFNSGYDFKNNGLTPMNLAIYRDLHCWDMSVNWVPYGAYKSYSVTIKVKASILQDLKLSKRQGFYSTYR, encoded by the coding sequence TTGCAACAAATCATCAAGCAAGACACAACCAAAAAGGATACAATTAAAAAGACGGGTAAAAATAACAGTAGTATCGACCAGAAAGTAGAATACAAAGCAGAGGATTCGGTAAAAATGAGTGCCGATAAAAGCATTGTTTATTTATACGGAAATGCAAGGGTTGTATACGGTGATTTTGAGCTAGATGCGGCTTATATTAAATACGACAAAAAGCAAAATTCTATTTTTGCCCGCGGTGTTAAAGACCCGAAAACCGGTAGATATACAGGGAAACCAATCTTTAAATCTGGTGCCGAAGGTACTGCCATAGCAGATTCTATTTTTTACAATTCAGAAACAACCCGGGCCAAAGTATATAGCGTTTTTTCTGAGCAAGAAGGAGGTTTCTTTTCAGGCGGCCAGAGTAAAAAGCAAATAGATGATGAGCTGCACATTAAAAATGTAATGTACAGTACCTGTAATCTTCCACATCCGCATTTTGGGTTAATGATTTCTAAAGGGGTGGTAACGGAGAAACAGATTATTACCGGGCCAGTTTACATGATTATTGAAGATATCCCTACTTTCTTAGGATTACCATTTGCATTTTTTCCTAAACCAAATAAACGAACATCGGGCGTAATTTTGCCTACACCAGGTGAAGATGCAACGAGGGGTTTTTTCTTGCAAAATGGTGGTTATTATCTCGGATTAAACGATTATTGGGATGCTAAACTATTAGGTTCTATTTATACCAATGGCTCTTATGAAGCAAGTGTACTGAGTAATTATACCAAAAGATATAAATATAACGGTAATATTAACTTAGCCTACTCTAGTTTTAAAGATGGTTTAGAGGGTACTGAAGCTTTTAAAAACCCGACCAAAAACTTTAGCATTAACTGGAGCCATAGCCAAAATGCCAATGCCAATCCAGGTACTACATTCAGTGCCAGTGTAAGATTGGTATCAACAGGAAGAAAAGGATACTATAAAAATACTGCAGCGGGTACTACTTATGATATTAACACCATTGCCACTAACTCAACAAGTAGCAGTATTAGTTATGCTAAGGCTTATTCTAACGGTATGAATTTCTCTTTGGCTGCATCAAGTGATCAGACTTTAAGCACAAGAGCCATATCGCTTAGATTACCCGAAATGACATTCAACGTGCCTACATTTAACCCATTTAGCCCCAAAAATGCTGTGGGAGAGCAAAAATGGTATCAAAAAATTACAGTAGGTTACAGTTTACAAGGAACCAATCGAATTGATACTTTCGATAGTTTGCTTTTTCAAAATGATGGTTTGAAACGCTTAAGAAGTGGTTTTTCACACAGTATACCCGTTAATATGTCTTTCACAGCTTTAAAATATCTTAACTTTAGCTTGGGTGGTACTTATAACGAGGTATGGAATTTTCAAAGTGTAAACAGAAGATATACACAATTCGCAGACAACACCTATTCCTTTAGAGAAGACACTATTAGCGGTTTTAAAAGGGCAGGTAGTTATAGCTTGTCAACCAGTATGTCGACTAAAATTTATGGAAGAAGAGATTTTAATCCAGCTGGTAAAATTCAGGCGTTAAGACATGTAATGACGCCAAATGTTTCCTTTTCTTATTCTCCGGATTTTACCAAAGCAGGGGCAGGGCCTTTTAGACCAGCAATAGATCAGCATGGTAATCAAATTTATGCTAATGGGCAACCTTTAAAATATTCCATTTTTGATGGTATGGCACAGCCAGGCTCTTTTGGTGGCCCCAATGCATCCATTGGTTTCGGATTAGATAATACGGTAGAATTAAAGGTGAGGAACAAAAACGATACAACCGGAACAGGTTCAAAAAAGATCCCGATAATTCAGGGTTTGAGTTTTAGCGGTTCATATAATTTCTTGGCCCCATCTTATAAATTATCTACCATTGGTTTTAGTGGCCGATCGCAGTTTACCGATAAACTGGGAATCAACTATAATGGAACCTTAGATCCATACGCTTTAAAAGACACAACGGTTAATGGTCAAACCATTAAAATAAGAGAAGACCGCTTATTTTTCCAGAAGAATAAATTCCTGCCACGCTTAACCAATTTTGGTTTCTCATTCGATTATAGTTTAAATCCGGAAGCATTAAAGCGTAAGAACGAGGCTAACGATAAATTAGGAGAGGCGGCCAACAAAAAAGGATTGACTGATATACAGTCTGAACAATTGGCGGCTATAAGTCGTGATCCGAATGCATTTGTTGATTTTAACATTCCATGGAATTTTTCGTTCTCTTACAGTTTTCAATTTTCGAATGATGGAAACAACAGTACAATTTCGAATACACTAAACTTTAATGGCGATGTTAACTTAACACCAAAGTGGAAAGTTACTTTTAACTCAGGTTACGATTTTAAGAACAATGGCTTAACTCCAATGAATTTAGCTATTTATCGCGATTTACATTGCTGGGATATGAGTGTAAACTGGGTTCCGTATGGTGCATACAAAAGTTATTCTGTTACGATAAAAGTTAAGGCATCGATATTGCAGGATTTAAAATTGAGCAAGAGACAAGGTTTTTACAGCACATACCGATAA
- a CDS encoding phosphoribosylaminoimidazolesuccinocarboxamide synthase, with amino-acid sequence MKALKETHFNFPNQSNFYKGKVRDVYTIANQFMVMVVSDRISAFDVVLPEAIPFKGQVLNQIAAKFLAATQDIVPNWVLDVPDPMVTIGRICEPFKVEMVIRGYLAGHAWREYSSGKRSVCGVSLPDGLKENDKLPQPIITPTTKASVGHDEDISKEDILAKGIVSITDYEKLEEYTYALYQRGTEIAAKSGLILVDTKYEFGSADGVIYLIDEIHTPDSSRYFYADGYQERQNAGEPQKQLSKEFVRKWLIENGFQGKDGQVVPEMTPEIVNSISERYIELYEKIVGEAFIKADADAISSRIETNVLKALETL; translated from the coding sequence ATGAAAGCACTAAAAGAAACTCATTTCAATTTCCCGAATCAAAGTAATTTTTACAAGGGTAAAGTCCGCGATGTATACACTATAGCCAACCAGTTTATGGTAATGGTAGTATCTGACCGTATTTCTGCTTTTGATGTGGTATTGCCTGAAGCTATTCCTTTTAAGGGACAGGTGTTGAACCAAATTGCGGCTAAATTTTTGGCAGCTACTCAAGATATCGTTCCTAACTGGGTTTTAGATGTTCCAGATCCAATGGTTACCATTGGCCGTATCTGTGAGCCATTTAAAGTAGAAATGGTTATCAGAGGTTATTTAGCCGGCCATGCCTGGCGCGAGTATAGCAGCGGTAAGCGTTCTGTTTGCGGAGTTTCTTTGCCTGATGGGTTGAAAGAAAACGATAAACTACCTCAACCTATTATTACCCCAACCACCAAAGCCTCTGTAGGGCATGATGAAGACATTTCAAAAGAAGATATTTTAGCAAAAGGTATTGTTTCTATAACCGATTATGAAAAATTAGAAGAATACACTTACGCGCTATACCAACGTGGAACTGAGATTGCAGCAAAAAGCGGATTGATCCTGGTGGATACGAAATACGAATTTGGCTCAGCCGATGGCGTAATCTATTTAATCGACGAAATTCATACCCCAGATTCTTCACGTTATTTTTATGCTGATGGATATCAGGAACGCCAAAATGCAGGTGAGCCACAAAAACAACTCTCAAAAGAGTTTGTAAGGAAATGGTTAATTGAAAATGGTTTTCAGGGAAAAGACGGGCAGGTTGTTCCAGAAATGACACCTGAAATTGTAAATTCGATTTCAGAACGTTACATCGAACTTTACGAAAAAATAGTAGGAGAGGCCTTTATAAAAGCTGATGCTGATGCAATTTCTAGCCGCATTGAAACTAATGTTTTAAAGGCATTAGAAACACTTTAA